The nucleotide window AGAGAGGTGTTGGCGGCTAATTTATCGTAAACTGTGATGCAAATCTACAATAAACTAGTTAAATTCAATAGATTAGCAAATCGAAAGGTCCTAGAGCTACCAAACCAACATACTGTAGTTAGAGATACAACCACAGTGGTTAAAATAGGGTTTTGACGCCTATTGAACAGTATCGTTTATAATGACAGTGATTTATAAGCTTGACCACTCCAGAAGGATCTCTCTCAAGATGGGCTATAAAACCTTATTCTTAGCCTTTCACCGAGCCCTCATCGCTTGTGACCCACTTACACTGCTTTGTCATGTTTTGCCTCAGTTTCCTCTGTCTTGCTCTTTGTTCCTTTGTTAGTGGCACATCGGGCGGTGTGCGTTCGACAAAGTTTATAAGCTTCTCTCTTCATGTAAAACACATATCACTTTTGTGAATACAAAGACAAAGGAGGGTCTCAGTAGTGGGAGTCCGGTTGGAACGTTTGCAGGAGTTTAGGTTATCGAGGTCATGAGTAATAGAAAGAGTACTGCTGCTAGTTTGCTGTTACGACAATACAGGGAGCTAACGGACCCGAAGAAAGCGATACCATCGTTCCACATCGAGTTGGAAGACGATTCAAATATCTTTGTGTGGAACATCGGCGTTATGGTGCTGAACGAGGAGTCTATCTATCATGGGGGTTATTTTAAAGCACAGATGAGGTTCCCAGAGGATTTCCCATTTTCACCACCACAGTTCCGTTTCACGCCTGCCATTTATCATCCAAACGTTTATCGAGATGGCAGGCTATGCATTTCTATCTTGCATCAGAGTGGTGACCCTATGACCGATGAGCCCGATGCTGAGACGTGGTCTCCAGTGCAAACTGTAGAGAGTGTTTTAATCTCTATAGTGTCACTTTTGGAAGATCCCAACATATCGTCGCCAGCTAATGTTGATGCAGCTGTGGATTACAGAAAGAACCCAGATCAGTACAAGCAAAGGGTAAAGATGGAAGTGGAGAGATCGAAACAGGATATACCACAGGGTTTTATTATGCCCACCTCAGATTCTGCTTACCTATCCAAGCTGGGTAAACGTGAAGAGCCTGAGGAAACTAAAGATATGGCCGATAATTTCTGGTATGATAGTGACTTGGATGATGACGATAACGTTGGTGGAGATGTGAACGACGACTGTTTCTCCtacgatgatgatgacgtTTACAACTATCAGGGTGGGTATAGCAATAACGACGACGAAGATGGCGACGGGATAGAgtttgaggatgataacGATAGTATGGACAACGATAGCGTGATGGACAGGAAGAAACCTCATAAGGCTGAggatgaaagtgaagacCTCGAGGAGGTCGAGAGAGTCGGAAAGAGGTAACAGCATAAAAACAATTTTACGAATTTC belongs to Torulaspora delbrueckii CBS 1146 chromosome 4, complete genome and includes:
- the CDC34 gene encoding SCF E2 ubiquitin-protein ligase catalytic subunit CDC34 (similar to Saccharomyces cerevisiae CDC34 (YDR054C); ancestral locus Anc_3.301): MSNRKSTAASLLLRQYRELTDPKKAIPSFHIELEDDSNIFVWNIGVMVLNEESIYHGGYFKAQMRFPEDFPFSPPQFRFTPAIYHPNVYRDGRLCISILHQSGDPMTDEPDAETWSPVQTVESVLISIVSLLEDPNISSPANVDAAVDYRKNPDQYKQRVKMEVERSKQDIPQGFIMPTSDSAYLSKLGKREEPEETKDMADNFWYDSDLDDDDNVGGDVNDDCFSYDDDDVYNYQGGYSNNDDEDGDGIEFEDDNDSMDNDSVMDRKKPHKAEDESEDLEEVERVGKR